CCATGGTCACAAACGACGACGGAACCGGGTCGCTCGTGGTCGTCAAACCTCTAGATTACGAAGATTACAGACAAGTGAACGGGTTCAGGTTTCAGATAGAGGTGAGCGACGAAGGCGAAGGGGGGTTCTCGGACATGTACCACGCAGCGAGGTCTTGGGTCAAAGTGAAATTGAAAGATATCAATGACAACCCTCCTCATTTCATCGAAAAAGTGGCCGAAGCGCGGGTGTTCGAGAACACCCCAGTTGGCAGGAGTCTGGTCAATATCACGGCATTTGATCCTGAtatgggagggaaggggaagatcTCTTACAGGATAGACCGGGCTTCGGACAGAAACAGGCACTTCGCTATTGACGATTCGGGTTCGGTGACACTGCAGAGACCCTTAGACAGGGAAACCAGCCCTTACCATTTGATTAAAATCTTGGCTGTTGATGATGGTATCCCTGTCAGGAGTGCCACTGCCATGTTGACAGTTATTGTCATAGACATTAATGATAATGCTCCAAAGATCCTCGAAGATTACCGTCCAGTTTTACCTGAGAACCAACCACCAAGAAAATTTGCTGAAATTTTGGCGACAGATGCAGATGACCCATTGAGGAACAATGGGCCTCCTTTTCACTTCCGGGTCAGTCCTCTCGCTGATGACGATATCAAAGCCTCCTTCAGGGTAGACAGCTTCCCCGACAGAGCAAATGGAGAAGGAACAGCTGTCATATCCTCCTTGAGAAAATTTGATCGGGAGGTACAGAAAGAGTATCACATTCCTATCATCGTGAAAGACTCCGGGTCACCACCAATGATTGGCACTTCGACGTTGACCGTCATCATTGGCGATGACAATGATAATGCCATGGAAAGTGGGATGAAAGAAATCCTTTTCTACAGTTACAAAGGTAGAGCCCATGACACTCAGATTGGACGGGTCTACATTCATGATCCTGATGACTGGGATTTGGATGACAAGAAGTTCACGTGGGCTATGAGCAATCACCCCAACTTTCAGCTCAATGAGGACAGTGGAATGATCACGATGAAATATGCCACGAGTGAAAATTTGTACCGCTTGCAGTTTGAAGTGCACGACAGCAAACATTTCCAGTCGAAAATACAAGCTAAAGTGAATGTGAAAGTCAGGCATGTTTCTGAGAGTGCGGTCAAAAGTTCAGGTTCAGTTCGTGTGGAAAATATTAGCGACGAGGAATTCATTCGGCAGTGGGACTACAGAACTAACAAGCCAGTGAAAAGCATCGCTGATAGATTCAAGGAAAAATTGGCAAACATTTACGACGTTAGTGGTCACAGTATTGATTTGTTCAGTATACAGTTAAGGCAAAGGAGTCCTCCTATTACagatattttcttttcagtttataATTCGTGGTACATGAAACCAGATAAACTGAACGGTCTAATCATGATGTACAGAAATGAGATTGAAGACGAACTGGGTTTGCACATCATCATGGTAGGGATAGATGAGTGTTTGTATGAAAATGCCCACTGTTTCGGTTCATGCACCAGTAATCTTGAAGTGCTCAAAACGCATTACTTGATCGACTCCAACAGAACGTCGTATGTAGGCCTTCACACAAAACTAACCCCTGAGTGTATGTGTACTGCTAGGAATTTCTTCCAGAAAGAATCGTGCCGTCCAAACCCTTGCCTTAATAATGGCAAATGTGTTGAAGAAGAAGATAGTATTCGCTGTGTATGCCCTGTGGGATATGATGGTCCAAAGTGTCAAATTCTAACCAGAACATTCCCAGGGAATGGCTTTGCCTGGTTTCCACCTCTGCAGGCTTGTGAGAGATCGCATCTAAGCGTTGAGTTTATGACTACAAGCCTTGAAGGTACCATACTATACAATGGCCCAATTACCTTCCAGAATTTCAATAAACATACGGTTACAGATTTCATTGCATTAGAGATAGTCGATGGAAGACTTAGGTTACTAATCAATTTTGGTTCAGGGACCCTACGCCTCCCAGTGAACAGCTCTGGGGAGCTGAATGACGGTAGATGGCACAAAGCAGATGTCTTTTGGGATAAGGAGGTAATATTTTCAAAAGCTTTCAGAGTTTGTATTGAGCATTTCCTAACATAATGGCTACTTCTCTGTATTCTGAAAACTtttatcttctttcttttcttgtgttTAGGTTCACCCCGCCATTTTTTACCCAACAGTAAAAATTACTGGTCAATTCAATAGTATAGTGAGTTCCCAAAGTGACTATCCTGAATGTATTTCTTTGCATCACGGCAATTCATCACTTGAAGCTATTATAGGTCAATTTTGAATTAACCTTATATCTAACTCTTTATTCCAAAATTTATATCTTCATTCCAGTTCCAGTCTTATTACATTTTCACTAAGAATATATAAGAGTCTGACCTTTCTTTCCAGACAGCAATACTAGCCATGGACCAGTGTTCAGAAGCAAACATATACGAGTCCAAGGGAAGCACAGAGAGCAATATTGACTTATCCACTTGCCATGCTCAAGGTACACTCCCACCATTTAATGAGTATCTTAATGTAAATAGTCCACTGCAAGTTGGTGGTTTAGCCCATGAGACATTCTTCGCCACCATGTACAGCGATAATGAGGAGCTGGTGCCGCTGGGAAAACCCTTCCAAGGCTGCATCAGAAATCTAATGATGAACAGTCACTTCTATGATTTTTCACATCCAAGTCTTCAGAAGAACAGTGCAACAGGTTGTCCTCATTTCGAGACGTTATGCAACAGCAACTCGACAGTGATGGGTTGTGGAACCAATGGAATTTGCAGTGGTTCTGCATCTGAGCCCCACTGCTTGTGTAAGCCTGGTTGGACGGGTCCTTCCTGCAATGAGCCGACCATCCCAGCTCATTTTGAGCCTCAGTCTTTTGTGAAATACACTCTGTCCTTCAAACCTAATCCTTTTCATACAAATGTACAGCTGAGGTTTCGAACTTGGGAAACAGATGGTGAACTTTTTCGAATATCGGACAAGCTAAGTAGAAAATATGGAATCCTTAGGATTAAAGAAGGTTATTTGCAGTTTCAGTATAACTTTCAGGAGCTACACCCGGAAGATCAGGAGCTGTACCTTTCTAAAGTAGTTGTAAACAATGGAGAGTGGCATTTAGTAAAAGTTGAACGTTTTGGAATGAATGTTGTTCTCTCATTAGATGGCGGAGAGGGGCGAAGATACAATGAAACCTCCATCTTCTCCAGCAATTTTCTAATGGACattgatgaagaagaaggaata
This window of the Macrobrachium nipponense isolate FS-2020 chromosome 5, ASM1510439v2, whole genome shotgun sequence genome carries:
- the LOC135215394 gene encoding neural-cadherin-like isoform X1 translates to MRFIPEPVSAASASNRVFSSQKKGNKKTDLRGRGEGPLFSVRNSSSRQTAIFGRVPLSRIWKQGWWWWFWLPVMAANVLLPILFPLSDELEFPNVTKFLRIGLADKNDHAPFFEQSLYEVELDEDEAVNQALLTLTAKDLDEASRMHYEIVDGNEEGTFAIGNVTGEMYLTRPLDYERTKKYDLRLVVSDGRYENDASIIVHVRDINDNPPLFDRHLYETRISEEDDQDLPKRILTVTVTDGDYDRPQDLVFSLSGQGIDVEHPENSHFQIVSSTGEIFARKPLDRDHPVGRPSWGLTVFAQDEGGTGLVGYSEIIVHLKDINDNAPVFLQELYYGNITENGEYGQEVIAMKAEDYDDPDEGTNAQLTYSLEKNVVDETMAKPIFSIDAETGVVRTAVCCLDREKAKDYLIQVVAMDGGGLKGTGTVSIAILDVNDRPPRFTKEEWVIETDETDGSNLPDEPILTVTVQDEDDTNVFSYRVIDSSGFGADKFAMVTNDDGTGSLVVVKPLDYEDYRQVNGFRFQIEVSDEGEGGFSDMYHAARSWVKVKLKDINDNPPHFIEKVAEARVFENTPVGRSLVNITAFDPDMGGKGKISYRIDRASDRNRHFAIDDSGSVTLQRPLDRETSPYHLIKILAVDDGIPVRSATAMLTVIVIDINDNAPKILEDYRPVLPENQPPRKFAEILATDADDPLRNNGPPFHFRVSPLADDDIKASFRVDSFPDRANGEGTAVISSLRKFDREVQKEYHIPIIVKDSGSPPMIGTSTLTVIIGDDNDNAMESGMKEILFYSYKGRAHDTQIGRVYIHDPDDWDLDDKKFTWAMSNHPNFQLNEDSGMITMKYATSENLYRLQFEVHDSKHFQSKIQAKVNVKVRHVSESAVKSSGSVRVENISDEEFIRQWDYRTNKPVKSIADRFKEKLANIYDVSGHSIDLFSIQLRQRSPPITDIFFSVYNSWYMKPDKLNGLIMMYRNEIEDELGLHIIMVGIDECLYENAHCFGSCTSNLEVLKTHYLIDSNRTSYVGLHTKLTPECMCTARNFFQKESCRPNPCLNNGKCVEEEDSIRCVCPVGYDGPKCQILTRTFPGNGFAWFPPLQACERSHLSVEFMTTSLEGTILYNGPITFQNFNKHTVTDFIALEIVDGRLRLLINFGSGTLRLPVNSSGELNDGRWHKADVFWDKETAILAMDQCSEANIYESKGSTESNIDLSTCHAQGTLPPFNEYLNVNSPLQVGGLAHETFFATMYSDNEELVPLGKPFQGCIRNLMMNSHFYDFSHPSLQKNSATGCPHFETLCNSNSTVMGCGTNGICSGSASEPHCLCKPGWTGPSCNEPTIPAHFEPQSFVKYTLSFKPNPFHTNVQLRFRTWETDGELFRISDKLSRKYGILRIKEGYLQFQYNFQELHPEDQELYLSKVVVNNGEWHLVKVERFGMNVVLSLDGGEGRRYNETSIFSSNFLMDIDEEEGIYVGGRVSYSNANTFTVHDDYKFACIDDIRIEGKTLPLPPESTSTQWAQVSVFHNLASQCNSPTQCLNITCIAPFTCKELWMRHECGCPEGSLLSRDHRVCLDEDECLSSPCRNGGTCHNQQPSYTCHCPVGFVGNNCELLQEENNLFQPNIPLLAAIIVGVLVILALGATCLLCLSRRRQRILKNNTDQTKHETSVHYDDKGGGEGEVTILDLTALNVPAVPVVTNGGNFIAKEAQDSPMKSVITDVDVLLCRRDAAGSGGNSKEPPDWHVIPNYAAVEEGGRGGGRGPPPEESVSFLGYGGSSRLALPQS
- the LOC135215394 gene encoding neural-cadherin-like isoform X2, which translates into the protein MDTILRIITNSTLLVTKFLRIGLADKNDHAPFFEQSLYEVELDEDEAVNQALLTLTAKDLDEASRMHYEIVDGNEEGTFAIGNVTGEMYLTRPLDYERTKKYDLRLVVSDGRYENDASIIVHVRDINDNPPLFDRHLYETRISEEDDQDLPKRILTVTVTDGDYDRPQDLVFSLSGQGIDVEHPENSHFQIVSSTGEIFARKPLDRDHPVGRPSWGLTVFAQDEGGTGLVGYSEIIVHLKDINDNAPVFLQELYYGNITENGEYGQEVIAMKAEDYDDPDEGTNAQLTYSLEKNVVDETMAKPIFSIDAETGVVRTAVCCLDREKAKDYLIQVVAMDGGGLKGTGTVSIAILDVNDRPPRFTKEEWVIETDETDGSNLPDEPILTVTVQDEDDTNVFSYRVIDSSGFGADKFAMVTNDDGTGSLVVVKPLDYEDYRQVNGFRFQIEVSDEGEGGFSDMYHAARSWVKVKLKDINDNPPHFIEKVAEARVFENTPVGRSLVNITAFDPDMGGKGKISYRIDRASDRNRHFAIDDSGSVTLQRPLDRETSPYHLIKILAVDDGIPVRSATAMLTVIVIDINDNAPKILEDYRPVLPENQPPRKFAEILATDADDPLRNNGPPFHFRVSPLADDDIKASFRVDSFPDRANGEGTAVISSLRKFDREVQKEYHIPIIVKDSGSPPMIGTSTLTVIIGDDNDNAMESGMKEILFYSYKGRAHDTQIGRVYIHDPDDWDLDDKKFTWAMSNHPNFQLNEDSGMITMKYATSENLYRLQFEVHDSKHFQSKIQAKVNVKVRHVSESAVKSSGSVRVENISDEEFIRQWDYRTNKPVKSIADRFKEKLANIYDVSGHSIDLFSIQLRQRSPPITDIFFSVYNSWYMKPDKLNGLIMMYRNEIEDELGLHIIMVGIDECLYENAHCFGSCTSNLEVLKTHYLIDSNRTSYVGLHTKLTPECMCTARNFFQKESCRPNPCLNNGKCVEEEDSIRCVCPVGYDGPKCQILTRTFPGNGFAWFPPLQACERSHLSVEFMTTSLEGTILYNGPITFQNFNKHTVTDFIALEIVDGRLRLLINFGSGTLRLPVNSSGELNDGRWHKADVFWDKETAILAMDQCSEANIYESKGSTESNIDLSTCHAQGTLPPFNEYLNVNSPLQVGGLAHETFFATMYSDNEELVPLGKPFQGCIRNLMMNSHFYDFSHPSLQKNSATGCPHFETLCNSNSTVMGCGTNGICSGSASEPHCLCKPGWTGPSCNEPTIPAHFEPQSFVKYTLSFKPNPFHTNVQLRFRTWETDGELFRISDKLSRKYGILRIKEGYLQFQYNFQELHPEDQELYLSKVVVNNGEWHLVKVERFGMNVVLSLDGGEGRRYNETSIFSSNFLMDIDEEEGIYVGGRVSYSNANTFTVHDDYKFACIDDIRIEGKTLPLPPESTSTQWAQVSVFHNLASQCNSPTQCLNITCIAPFTCKELWMRHECGCPEGSLLSRDHRVCLDEDECLSSPCRNGGTCHNQQPSYTCHCPVGFVGNNCELLQEENNLFQPNIPLLAAIIVGVLVILALGATCLLCLSRRRQRILKNNTDQTKHETSVHYDDKGGGEGEVTILDLTALNVPAVPVVTNGGNFIAKEAQDSPMKSVITDVDVLLCRRDAAGSGGNSKEPPDWHVIPNYAAVEEGGRGGGRGPPPEESVSFLGYGGSSRLALPQS